The following DNA comes from Astatotilapia calliptera chromosome 6, fAstCal1.2, whole genome shotgun sequence.
AGACCAGCTGCACCTGCAGCACCATGACACAAAGAAGCTGTCAAAAGCATACAACAGAGGCAATTATCTAATCTAAAATTATGATATTTTgatgaactttttctttttgcatgttgTTGCAAGTTAAAATCCTAATGAAAcatctaattatttatttacctgCTGACTGTAAAGCAGCTGCCACTCCTCCTCCGTTAGCAACTGCAGCAGACGACATCATGCCTGCAGCGTAGGAGCCTGCAGCTATTCCTGCTGAGGTGAAACCAGCAGCTCCCAGAAGGGATCAAAACAAGACATGACTCACCGGGGTCCATGTCTTTATCTGCCCTGTGTCTGCTCTGAAATGGGCTGATTTTTATAGCAAGCAAGGTTTCATTTCCTCGGAAACAAAACTTTATGTTCAGAGCTGAACAACAGAGGGCGACAGAGAGCAACACAAACTGGAGagtgatttctgttttttgtgtttcttatcTTTGCTTATATTGGTAAATGCGGTGGTGTTAGTAGTATTTACGAAAGGGTCacatgtataaaataaagaaaccgGTATCTTTGTGGCTGTAGCTTCATGAGAGATTTGCGTCAGATTAAATGCCAGTTCGTCATTCACAACAGTTTTAATGTCGGAAATATTTATAACCAGATGGCAAGATATCACTTTCTTATCAGTAGATAAAatgcagtgaaaaaaaatctaaataatttATGCTTACAAGTAGAATTTGTATCATGTGCGACACTCAGTGTGTAtgactttgtgttttcacttcaAGCTTTGGTGATCGCTTTATTTCTGCCAGTTATAGAAACCAAATATGTCAGCTTTGGTACtcaattatataaaaataatgataCATGTATTAGTATTTTCAGATAACATAAatagaataataaaatataaacaaaataataaaaataaccagaacacaactttaaaatgcttttcattATTAGGGCTTTATTCAAAGTTGCACAATTTGACAGTGTTCAtgtgttttctaaaaaaaaaaaacacaacagcattaCCAGCACTCAcatttcagccaagctttacTGAAGCATGGCGCTGATACTATTGCAACTGTTTCCAATTGGCAGCAGTAAATATGTCatttattactattttttttctttctgattaTCATAATTTCCTGGTTTCAGAACACCAGACAGCTGATCGAGCAGTTAGATGAAGTAACTGAGCTACAGAGAAGACAGGGAGGCTTTATCCTACGACGGAgtattagagccacaacagaaAAGTTGTTGATATGGACATTACTGTTTGAACACAAGCTGCCACATGCGCTATATCCGCTAAAGAAAATTCCTTATTTAGATGAGTTAGTGAAACAAATTGATCAGCCGTCTTGTGATACAACATTCATCCTCTTTATTGCACGAGGATGTAACCATCGATAACCTCGCATCTGTCCATTACCAGCCGCAGCTTTTTGTACAGCCTAATACTTATCATCACACTGTGTTTATgagctaaaagaaaaatcatttctttcattcttaCTAAAACTGATTCTGAAGACTCACTGTgtgatgtgcagtttttttgcgctattgggggtctggggacccagaaccggtcagtatctggtgtgaccaccatttgcctcatgcagtgcaacacatcgtcgcatggagtctatcagattgtcaattgtggcctgtggaatgttggtccactccacttcaatggctgtgcgaggttgttggatattcgtgggaactggtacacgctgtcgtatatgccggtcaagcacatcccgaacatgctcaatgggtgacatgtccggtgagtatgctggccatgcaagaactgggacattctcagctgccatctgccctgaacaatgtgaaccatgattcatccgtgaagcgcacacctctccaacgtgcttatggttgagaaatgaacattcaatgcacgggcgacagatctggttgacattcctgctgtcagcatgccagttgcacgctccctcattgcttgtggcatctgtggcattttgctgtgagacaaaactgcacattccagggtggccttttgttgtgggcagtctgaggtacacctgtgcactactcatgatgtcagatcagcatcctgatgtggcacacctgtgaggtgggatggattatctcaatatagcagatgtgcccactaccacacatttggactgatttgtgaccactgtttgggagggatggttatattgtgtatctggaatgaattttaggtctctatgtccatcccatggggaatgggagcagtaacaaaggtgttgcgtttatatttttgttgagtgtatatggATATAGTTATGTTGGGTTTCTGTGATTTTTAATCATTGAAATCTCAGATagattacattaaaataaactgatatcAGCTAAATTATCCAAATGGTACGAATTTGATAGGTACAAACTTTCCCATTTGTACCTACCTTGTGACATCTCGAGAGGCGGACTATGGCATCTACAGAGCTTTAAAGACTCTGTACACCTGTGGTATGGAGCTTGATGAAATTGTGTTTGAGGGACGGACTGAGAAAGGTCCCACACTGGAGAAGATCAGGCCTCATGTCTTCTTTGATGACCAGAAGCATCATGCTGACGCTGCATTGAAGGCTGGCACAGTGACATGCCCGGTGCCCTCAAGTAACACTGAATGGGAATTTATTCATTAGAGTCATGAACTGATTATCTCATAACTGATGGAAATACATGAACTTGAAAAAGATGTTTCCATTTTGCTTTAAAGacactgaaaataattttttcttttcgttcataaaaaaatattttattgcatCAAGAGAGATGAGTCCATTTATTACAGTACTTATGGCTGTGCGTGCTTTGAAGTTCTTGTCTCACTAACTAGAAAAGCTTCTGGTACTTTGTGTCCACGGTGGTACAAATGCAGACAGTAATCAGAAGAGTCATGTTCTCAAAATAGACTGGTGTTAAAGTTTTTGTAATTTCAGCATTTTAAAGTGGTGTAAATCTACACGGTtactgaaaagaagaaacataATTTGTAACTATATCATTTAGAAggtcatattttattcaaaaacatCTGAGTTGTGTATAGCACATgttaaagtatatatatatagatatatatagatatagatagatatatatggatatagatatatatagatatatatatagagatatatctatctatatatatgtatatagatagatatagatatatatagatatatagaatatatctatatgtatgtacttttttgtcccagtccagccctgtatatattaaaaaaaaacaactatatgtaaaataattaaagatgttttgtttttctgatttttaaagGAGGTAGTGGTTTATTTAATTGcaacctgtaatttattgcagttaacttttatttgtttaattgtttacaaAAGGTTTGAAAACTGGTTTTAGGATGTGTTTATGCGGGGGGAtgattttcttgtaaaacaaagcgAGGTCCTAGCAAAACAAAATTGGTAACCACTGCTGTAACACAACATAAGAACACTGGGCCATAACTCAGCTGGTTTCTATCAAAGACAAATGGCTCACCAGGGTCCATGTCTTTATCTGCTCTGCGTCTGCTCTGAAACGGACTGGTTTTTATAGCAAGCAAGGTTTCATTTCCTCAGAAACAAAACTTTATGTTCACAGCTGAACAACAGAGGGCGACAGAGAGCAACACAAACTGGAGCGTGTTTTGACTGGAATgttctttctggcacaaaactGCTCAGATGTCATTAATGAGAGACATGTTTCAGATGTGTTTGACAGATTAAATGTCAGCAATTTATTTCCAACAGTTTATATAGCAGAAATCATTTTGGGCAGACCATCAACGTTTTTAACATGTCTGAGATGATAAGATATCACTTTGTTATCAGTGCATAATTATGCTgtggaaaagtaaaaaataatttgtatcATGTGTGAACACAactttaaaatgcttttcattATTAGGGCTTTATTCTAAGTTGCACAATTTGACCGTGTTCATGTGTTTCGTAATAAAACACCACAGCATTACCAGCACTCAcatttcagccaagctttacTGAAGCATGACGCTGATACTTTTGGCAACTGTTTCCAACAACagtaattattttctttgttattattatttttctttctgattaTCATAATTTCCTGGTCTCAGATGAGAGTAGCCAAAAATCCCACAGCCCCTCCAACAGAGCCCACGGCTGCGGTGGCGGCCCCAGACAGACCTGCCatacctgcagagagaaaacaggCTTCAGAACACCAGACAGCTGATCGAGCAGTTAGATGAAGTAACTGAGCTGCAGAGGAGAGGGGGAGGCTTTATCCTCACTGCAACACAGCGACATGTTATTGTTTATAAGGTCTGTCCGGTATATCATActaagggttttttgtttttgtttttttacctgctgACTGTAAAACAGCCACCACACTTCCTGCTGCCACTCCTCCTCCATTggccacagcagctgcagacatCATGCTTGCAGCATAGGAGCCTGCAGCTATACCAACTGAGGTGAAACCTACAGCCCCCAGGACAATAGGAGCAGACACCACTGCTCCACCtgacaacaggaagaaacacctGGTTACTGATCATCAGGATGCTTCGAAATGAATACTTGTATGATATGTGCAACTTCTACCAGCCTGagtgataataaataaataaaaaaacaaacagctgtatTACCTGCTCCAGCTGCGATTGCTATAGCTgtcactgaaacacaaaaaaagaaagcaaaaaacatcTTACCTCAGCTCAGCTGtaaatattttgacattttctgtgatgctacTATCATAAGCCTATATGATGTAGTTATAGATAATATAAAAAGGCAGCTGTACTCACATAGACCCATTATTCCACTCAGGATGAGGAGCCTAAGACTGGATTGTGCCTTATAAACAAGTGGGAGGGTCAGCTGTTATTCCTAGGAAACGAAACTCTTAGAGTGGGCGTCACTGGGTCTGTGAAGTAAACAACGCTTCCTCGGTCATTTTGGAACAAGTGATTCTGAGGTTGGATCTCAGAGGGTttgacatatttatttttattttacttttgttaTGCTTTTCATGTACAGTGAAGTATTTCAGGGAATTTGCAACAGAGGAAGTTGCTTAGTCACCCtgcctaaaattaaaaaaacaaaaacaagtcattATGGAGAGCTTGTATGGACTTCACTTGGGTCATTGCAAATGTATTTCTGTGCTATTATGTAtggtaagaaaaaataaatacaaataaattgaCAGTAATTATACCCAAAATTACCACATTGCAgtattgtatttttacaatactgcatggggtggctgtagctctggTGGCAGAgtaggtcagccactaatcagaaggtcggtgtttcgatcccaggctgcctcctaaAATATCCTTgggccaaatatccttgggcaagatactaaccccatgtttgcctactggtggtcgTCAGAGggtccggtggcgccagtgtccggcaacctcgcctctgtcagtgcgccccagggcagatgtggctgcaatgtagcttgctatttccaatgggtgaatgactgtaaagtgctttggggtccttagggactgagtaaagctaTACAAATTGACCATTTTACCTAGGAGGTAAGCATCACATGACATTATTAACCAcatgattcattcatttcatgtttttatgtctCTTTGACCTCCGCGGGGACTGCAGATGGAAACTAGCTCTGACTCCTTCTGTTGTGGCTGAACTGAGGTTCTTTTCAAGTGGAATAGCAGCAGGATCCAGTACTTCCAAACTGATGTCATATTTTGCTATATTTTACGGAGGTGCAGTTCCAGTGAGTGTCATAGCAACCTTGTAGTTCGCAGGtaatatattttctgtttcctctctctctttgtttaaacaaaacaaacagagagaggaaacagcaggagcgCCTGGtagatttaaatatattcaaatatatattcaaatgtTTTAGTTGACCTTGAGGTAGAATCCAACAGAAGGGAAAGCTTTATCCTCACTGCAGCATAATGACGTGTGTCAATCTGTGGAACCAGCACCCCAATACAGGAAGTCTGGATCAGCTCTTAGTTTAAATGTCTAGTCATTTATCCTTCGGGCCTTATCCAATACGCAGTGTAGAGCCTAGATGGAGCCGATGATGAAGGTAACTCACCCTGTTCTAACTGCCTCAAAAGCCCTCTAGTTGTTTACTCCATcctgattaaaaaacaacaacaaacaaatgggTCCTGAGTAGCCTTCTGGACCAGTTTTACCAGTTATGGTCTGTTACTTTTAAATGACTTGAGTAACTTGTAAATGTTATTTACACAAAGATTTCTACCTTTACTGTTTCACAAAGAATTAAAAGGGGGACATCCACAATTTAGACTTTGTGAATAAAggatattttattaaagcaatTTAGCAGTGATGTATGATATCTACTATGACTTCTCCTATGAGTttgagtgattaaaaaaacaaaaacaaagtaaggTTAAGTGTCTTACCTGCCCCAGCTGTGATCGCTACAGCTGtcactgaaacacaggaaagaaagaaaaaaacatcttacCTCAGCCCAGCTGTAATTATTTAGACATTTTTTGTGACGCTATAATCATGAGCTTATATGATGTAGCTATAGACGATGTGAAAAAGGCAGCTGTACTCACTTAGACCCATTATCTCACACAGGATGAGGAGCCTAAGACTCGACTGTGCCTTATATACAAGTGTGAGGGTCAGCTGTTGTTTCTTGGGAAGTGAAAGTGATTCTGAGGTTGGATCTCAGGGGGttgacatccatccatccatttattatGCTTTCACACATTAAGTGGTGTATTTCTGTGATTTTGCCTGAActataaatgaacaaaagacaGGTTATTATGCAGAGCTTGTATGGACTTTATGGGCTATTCAAATGTATGTCTCTACTATTGTGTATGGTAGGAAAATACAAGTAACTAAATACTAATACAATGATAATATTTTTACCGAGAAGCAGCATAGTTGTTGTGGATTTTTTGAATGACGTGTATACTGCATATCTGCAATAAACATCATCAGATATTTGTTCGCATGTAGCAAAATCAACACCTGTCTGCAGTCAGAAGTAATGTCATAAGATTATGCCACTTGCTGATGTATGTTAATGTGTGACTTTTGACCATGATGTGACCAACTGTGATAAGGCAAAGCAAAGGGTTAATCAAAGGGTGCCCCTCTGCAGACGGCCCTTAGCCAGAGTCCTGACTGGCCCCTGCCTGTATCTTGGTCGGTACCTGACCCTGCTCTGCTGTTTTTGGCTGGAGGACAAGTGGAAAGTTACCCAGCAGCAGGAGGTGGGGTTACTGGCCCATAAGAAGGGGACAGAAGAGTCATCAGGGCTTTTCCCTGCTGTCTGTCCATTGGGGTTGGTCCCAACCTGCATGCGCCTACGGCAAACACCCTAGGGGAGCTtttgcttttccttctttttgctGAACTTCACTGTTGAATAAAACAACTGGCATAgacctctgctcttctcctgtGATTTTTGACTTTAATTGGAATTTGGGAGCTGAAATCAACCTTCTTCTAACCTGAGGAATTGCTCACACAACCTCTTGAAATTGCGACCCCACACAGTGCAGTGGTGTATTTTGTCCGGTGCTGCTGTTCACGTGTGGGCAGTTAGTATCATTTACtaagaaatgaaagtgaaacttctatcaataattataaaaaggCAGGGGGGGGATGCACTGGACAAAATATACCACTGCACTGTGGATATCTGCGCATAACTACGGATACACTCTCTGTATCATCTGAATGTGGACAGATCATGGGCTGGGAAGGAATATGTAAATCCTtcatattttactgtttatgttattaattatttttcatgcaGTGTAATTTAATGAATTTCTTACTCCATGCGCGATTTTGTTCACTCTTTGTCTTTCAAGGGAGTCGTTATAGTCGGAGGTAAGCTGTCAGATGACGTGATTCACCGCTTTCACGCAACCCACAATGCAATGCAAGTCTTATAAacataaactttatttacagttgAACAACTAAAACATGTTACTATTTCAAGAAATAACATtagctcattttaaatttcatggCAGGACCACATCActgtcttctgtttttatttacatttcacaaTAAACTTTTTGTAACTAAGGTTGGTTCTTGTTACTTCTTATTTGAAAATCTTTccaatatatatgtaaaataatattcaGGAGGTGCTGGCACTGTGGCTCTGGCTCCAGCCATTCTGGCTGCACTGGGTTCACTCCAGCTGGAATAGCAGCAGGCTCCATTGCTGCCAAACTGATGTCATATTTTGCAGTTGCTAATGGAGGAGGAGTTGCAGCAGGAGGTCTCATAGCAACCCTGCAGTCCTGGGGTAAACCAGATATTTTGATTTAATTagtaaattatttaaacaatATTATTTAGATGTTGCAAAGAAAATTGCttacatatttaaatatataaaacagatATAATGCAAATCATACAGAGAAGCATCAAAAAGAATAGCATAAAAGCTTTACACATGAATAACAAACAGTTGATGGCATCTATAATCTCACTGTAGGTATGGGAGGTCTGACGGGAGCTGGCATTGGAGGTGTTGCTGGTGCTGGAGGAACAGTGGGTTGGCTGCTCTCAACCATTTGTAACCAGACTGGAACACGTTAAGATTTACACTATGAACAAATACCAGATGTTTAGTCATGTGACAGATCTCAAATGAAGCATCATTTTAGAAACGTCAGACACTCAGCTTAAAGCAAAATTTGAAAATTAAGTTAAATATATGGTGGATTAAGATTACTGCTATTTTGAATGCATCATTTTTAGGTATCATTGTAGAGCATGAAGCTGTTTGATCTGAACCCAAGACTGATACGAAGAAATTTTCTgaatttaatgtgaaaataaaaatccatgcaaaataaaagcatagttgtttttattttaaacatcatAATGTAATGCAGAAATATCAACCACTCCATAAAAGTCCAGAAAATGTGCCAAAATTCTGACTGGGTTGTAGGGGATCAAATACCAGCTTCACCCAGTGCTatgcaaaaatgcaaaatacaaaacagggAAAGCAAAGAAAGTAGAATGAGTTATAGAGCCCACGAATGCCTCAGTTTCCAGAAAGTTTACAATAATCTCCACAGAAAGACTCCTCATAATACATGCACTGAGCTCATCTGCAGGTAAGATTATGGAAACGGGTGCAAGGCTTTAAGAAATCAAAACACGAGCACCTGaaagctaaaaaataaataaatcagactcACCTTAGTGAAGACAAAGGCATTAACACCATTCTGAAATTTAGAACTACAATTTCCTACAATAAAGTAATCAATTGATATGAAAATTTTAGTGTAGAACATTAAAAAGAACATCTGCACATccttaaaaaaaaggggggggggggagattgTGTGAGGTTTAT
Coding sequences within:
- the LOC113024594 gene encoding interferon alpha-inducible protein 27-like protein 2A yields the protein MGWEGIWSRYSRRRCWHCGSGSSHSGCTGFTPAGIAAGSIAAKLMSYFAVANGGGVAAGGLIATLQSWGMGGLTGAGIGGVAGAGGTVGWLLSTICNQTGTR
- the LOC113024596 gene encoding interferon alpha-inducible protein 27-like protein 2A: MGLLTAIAIAAGAGGAVVSAPIVLGAVGFTSVGIAAGSYAASMMSAAAVANGGGVAAGSVVAVLQSAGMAGLSGAATAAVGSVGGAVGFLATLI